One Thioclava electrotropha DNA segment encodes these proteins:
- a CDS encoding Arc family DNA-binding protein, whose protein sequence is MAQEKDTTVKFMLRLPDGWRSSLKAAAAQNGRSLNSEILQRLKPSVELTEAAESAA, encoded by the coding sequence ATGGCTCAGGAAAAAGACACGACTGTTAAATTTATGCTCCGCTTGCCGGATGGCTGGCGCTCGTCGCTGAAAGCTGCTGCTGCCCAGAACGGGCGCAGTCTCAACAGCGAGATTTTGCAGCGGCTCAAACCCTCGGTTGAACTGACTGAGGCTGCGGAGAGCGCGGCATGA
- a CDS encoding Arc family DNA-binding protein, giving the protein MAEYPSDKQDKFMLRLPDGLKDRIKAKADEHGRSMNAEIVQLLENEYPAPTDVLHLHVDDIRKLLDIYEKETDPKRRLYLQLVISDLVTAGNDFQIVFDEDGNF; this is encoded by the coding sequence GTGGCTGAGTATCCGAGCGACAAACAGGACAAGTTCATGCTCCGCCTGCCCGACGGACTGAAGGACAGGATCAAGGCTAAAGCGGACGAACACGGTCGCAGTATGAACGCGGAAATTGTCCAGCTACTTGAGAACGAATATCCGGCTCCAACGGATGTATTGCATTTGCACGTGGACGATATTCGGAAGCTTCTCGATATCTACGAGAAAGAGACTGATCCCAAAAGGAGACTGTACCTACAGTTGGTCATCTCTGATTTGGTTACCGCAGGAAACGACTTCCAAATTGTCTTCGATGAAGACGGAAATTTTTAA